TTCCCGTACGGGCTCAAGCCTCTCGAGGACCTTCGGTATGACGGCCTTCTTGCACTCTATGCAGCCGATGGATGCGCCGGTGCAGCCCTCGCGCACCCAGGCAGAGGTCTCCTCGTCCGAGTATAGCTTGTGGAACGAGAGGAAGACCGGGCAGACGTCCGGGTTGCCGGGGTCCGTCTTCCTCTTCCTCGCCGTATCGGTCACCATGGTGAGCATCTTCTTCTCTATAACCTCGGGCGAGTCCGAGAGGTAGATGGCGTTCCCGTATGCCTTGCTCATCTTCCTGCCGTCGGTGCCGAGCACCTTGTGCGCTTCGGTCAGGAGTGTCTCTGGCTCGGGGAAGGTATCTCCGTAGAGGTGGTTGAAGCGGCGCGTTATCTCCCTTGCGAGCTCTATATGGGGGGCCTGGTCCACGCCGACCGGTACCATCTCGGCCTTGTAGACTATGATGTCCGCGGTCTGAAGGACCGGGTAGCCGAGAAAGCCGTGCGTGTGGATATCCTTATCCTTAAGCTCGGTCAACTGCTCCTTGTAGGTCGGGTTCCGCTCGAGCCACGAGAGCGGGGTTATCATCGAAAGGAGGACGAAGAGCTCGGCGTGCTCCTTGATGGCGGACTGGCCGAATATGGTCGAGACCTCAGGGTCTATGCCGACCGAGAGCCAGTCCAGCACCATCTCGCGGCTGTTCTCCCTTATACCTTTAGGGTCCGCGTACTCGGTGGTGAGCGCGTGCCAGTCCGCGACGAAGAAAAAACAATGGTGCTCGCCCTGGAGCCGGAGCCAGTTCTCTAGCACGCCGTGGTAGTGCCCGAGGTGGAGCCTCCCCGAGGGCCTCATCCCGCTCAAGACCTTTTTTCCCTTTGCCTTCGCCTGCACCATCAGATGACGCCCCCGGTAAGAAAATTAAAGGCAACCATGACAATGGGGTAAAACACGGCATGGATCACACCGGTAAAGATAAGGGTCAGGAGTATCAGGAAGCCGTACGGCTCGATCCTCGAAAACGCAAGGGCCTTGTCCGGGGGCAGGAAACTTGCGAGCACCTTGCTCCCGTCAAGCGGCGGCACGGGGATCATATTGAAGACGGCGAGCGCGACGTTCATGTATATGCCTATCACTACCATCCGGAAGAGCGGGTCGTACAGGCCGGAGACCTCCACCCCCGCCGGCGGCGCCAGGGCGATTAAGAGCTTATAGACGAGCGTAAAGACGGCAGCGAGGAAGAGGTTCGTCGCCGGCCCGGCCAGAGAGACGTACATCATGCCCTTAGCCGGGTCCTTGAAGTGACGCGGGTTTACCGGCACGGGCTTTGCCCATCCGAACATCCCGGAGAGGAAAAGGGCCAGCGTCCCGAGCGGGTCCAGGTGCTTTATTGGATTAAGCGTAATCCGGCCCATCATCTTCGCCGTGGGGTCGCCGAGCCTTGATGCCACCCAGGCGTGGGCGCACTCGTGGGCGGTCAGCGCCAGGAGAAGAGGCGGGGCCATAAGAAGGATTTTTTGCAAGAATTCCAGCATCTCAACAAAAAATTCTATCAGATATGCTTCAGCACAGTCAACGCAAATCTTATTATAAGGGCTGCGGGCGGCCATAAGGCGGGCAGTGGCCCAAACGGGCGGCCCGAATTCGAAACACCCCCTCGACATACTCAGGAC
The sequence above is a segment of the Thermodesulfobacteriota bacterium genome. Coding sequences within it:
- a CDS encoding site-2 protease family protein; this encodes MLEFLQKILLMAPPLLLALTAHECAHAWVASRLGDPTAKMMGRITLNPIKHLDPLGTLALFLSGMFGWAKPVPVNPRHFKDPAKGMMYVSLAGPATNLFLAAVFTLVYKLLIALAPPAGVEVSGLYDPLFRMVVIGIYMNVALAVFNMIPVPPLDGSKVLASFLPPDKALAFSRIEPYGFLILLTLIFTGVIHAVFYPIVMVAFNFLTGGVI
- the trpS gene encoding tryptophan--tRNA ligase, with product MVQAKAKGKKVLSGMRPSGRLHLGHYHGVLENWLRLQGEHHCFFFVADWHALTTEYADPKGIRENSREMVLDWLSVGIDPEVSTIFGQSAIKEHAELFVLLSMITPLSWLERNPTYKEQLTELKDKDIHTHGFLGYPVLQTADIIVYKAEMVPVGVDQAPHIELAREITRRFNHLYGDTFPEPETLLTEAHKVLGTDGRKMSKAYGNAIYLSDSPEVIEKKMLTMVTDTARKRKTDPGNPDVCPVFLSFHKLYSDEETSAWVREGCTGASIGCIECKKAVIPKVLERLEPVREKRAELSKDPERVWSILREGEARAREVAQKTMTAVRAAMGLA